The Podospora pseudopauciseta strain CBS 411.78 chromosome 2 map unlocalized CBS411.78m_2, whole genome shotgun sequence genome has a window encoding:
- a CDS encoding uncharacterized protein (COG:D; BUSCO:EOG09263SFX; EggNog:ENOG503NUG0): protein MATEDARYRDSSQYRLWSFSPTQLSALREKTNAAARARISERLLSHPLPVSTSKQDLSAPTSNANTPDPDGNSTPALPEFLTPAEELTLVGYYTSEILRASEALHYADEIKATAAMFLKRFYITNSIMTYPPAEMFFVALFFACKVDTGHVNLAEYTKIFNKSAEEILAGEFLLCQGLRFAFDVKHPYRALRGAMMELASLPDMQKDLKRLDEAEAKARKVLQFSPLMTDAYFHYTPSQIMLAALSLADRGLAERLIQETFHFVAAEGNDTPGGEGGDNNKGNEEKARVIGSQIRDKVLGAIEGCRDMLSRELPERKDYWLNKQVIKTQITPLRKKLLKCKDPERWNLVELQRVRREQAAKKMDSDDEDDLGGGKKVKKEEDGDIFGGDLGHSAKKRKMTVKKEEDLFGGPMVKKEEPFGGTKVKKEEDLSFGRFGGAL, encoded by the exons ATGGCAACCGAAGACGCGCGCTACCGCGACTCCTCGCAATACCGTCTCTGGtccttctccccaacccagctcAGCGCCCTCCGCGAAAAGACCAACGCCGCCGCGCGCGCGAGGATTTCCGAGCGTCTACTCTCCCACCCACTCCCCGTCTCGACATCAAAGCAGGACCTCTCggccccaacctccaacgcCAACACCCCCGACCCAGACGGAAACAGCACACCGGCCCTACCGGAGTTTTTGACTCCAGCAGAGGAGCTCACGCTGGTGGGGTACTACACCTCGGAAATCCTCCGCGCGTCGGAAGCCCTCCACTACGCGGACGAGATCAAAGCCACGGCCGCCATGTTCCTAAAGAGGTTCTACATCACAAACAGCATCATGACGTACCCGCCGGCGGAAATGTTTTTTGTCGCGCTGTTTTTTGCGTGCAAGGTCGACACGGGACATGTCAATCTGGCGGAGTATACTAAAATCTTCAATAAATCCGCCGAGGAGATCCTCGCGGGGGAGTTTCTTCTGTGTCAGGGGTTGAGGTTCGCGTTTGATGTTAAGCACCCTTATCGTGCGCTTCGGGGGGCGATGATGGAATTGGCGAGTTTGCCGGATATGCAGAAGGacttgaagaggttggatgaggcggaggcgaaggcgaggaaggtgcTGCAGTTTAGTCCGTTGATGACGGATGCGTACTTTCATTACACGCCGAGCCAGATTATGCTTGCTGCTTTGAGTTTGGCGGATagggggttggcggagaggttgattCAGGAGACGTTTCATTTTgtggcggcggaggggaaTGATACCCccgggggggaagggggtgataACAACAAGGGAAATGAGGAAAAGGCGAGGGTGATTGGGAGTCAGATTAGGGATAAGGTGCTGGGGGCTATTGAAGGGTGTAGGGATATGTTGAGTAGGGAGTTGCCTGAGAGGAAGGATTACTGGCTTAat AAACAAGTCATCAAGACTCAGATCACGCCCCTGCGGAAGAAGCTTCTCAAGTGCAAGGACCCGGAACGGTGGAATTTGGTGGAGCTgcagagggtgaggagggaacaggcggcgaagaagatggactcggatgatgaagatgatcttgggggtgggaagaaggtgaagaaggaggaggatggggatatTTTTGGGGGTGATTTGGGGCATAGtgccaagaagaggaagatgacggtgaagaaggaggaggatctgTTTGGGGGACCGATGGTGAAAAAGGAGGAGCCCTTTGGGGGGacgaaggtgaagaaggaggaggatttgtCCTTTGGAAGGTTTGGTGGGGCGTTGTGA